One Bos indicus x Bos taurus breed Angus x Brahman F1 hybrid chromosome 6, Bos_hybrid_MaternalHap_v2.0, whole genome shotgun sequence genomic window carries:
- the CYTL1 gene encoding cytokine-like protein 1 translates to MTAQVFPLLLLLLLLAGLPTTRPTPPTCYSRMLALSREITSDFQSLQATEPSEACVRYLPRLYLDIHNYCVLAKLRDFVASPHCWKLAQVDALKDKVRKLYTIMNSFCRRDLVFLTDDCNALEYPVLVTTVLPDHQS, encoded by the exons ATGACAGCCCAGGTgttccccctgctgctgctgctgctgctcctggctGGGCTCCCCACCACACGGCCGACTCCCCCGACCTGCTACTCTCGGATGCTGGCCCTGAGCCGGGAGATCACCTCTGACTTCCAGAGCCTGCAGGCCACCGAGCCCTCG GAGGCGTGTGTGAGATACCTGCCCAGGCTGTATCTGGATATACAC AATTACTGCGTGTTGGCCAAGCTTCGGGACTTCGTGGCATCACCCCACTGCTGGAAGCTGGCCCAGGTGGACGCTTTGAAGGACAAAGTGCGGAAGCTGTACaccatcatgaactccttctgcAGGAGA GATTTGGTGTTCCTGACGGATGACTGCAATGCGTTAGAATACCCAGTCCTAGTAACCACAGTCCTCCCGGATCATCAGAGCTAA